The following DNA comes from Pantanalinema sp..
CCACATCCGCCCGGCGGGCGATCTCGCGGTTCAGCCGCTCCAGGAGGTTCGTGCTGCGGATCTTGCTCCAGTGCAGCTGGGGGAAGGCGAAGTGCGCCAGGATATCCTCCCTGAAGTCCCAGAGCATCCGGCTCACCTCGGGGTGACGGGCCTCCAGGGTCTCGGCGACTCGGTCGAGTTGCGCGTCCGCCGACGCGCGATCGGGTTGGACGAAGACGGTCCTCACCGCCGCGGTCACCATCGCCTGGGCGGACTTCGCAACCCGAGCCTGGACGTTGCGCATGAAATGCACGGTGCACCGCTGCCAGCTTGCACCCGTCAGCACCGCCCGGATCGCCCGCTGGAGGCCGACGTGGGCATCGCTGATCACCAGCTGGACCCCTCGCAGGCCCCGTGCCACCAGGCTTTGCAGGAACTCATGCCAGAAGGCCCCGTTCTCGCTGCTGCCCGCATCGATGCCGATCACCTCCCGGTGCCCGTCGTCGTTGAGGGCGTAGGCCACGACGATCGCGTTCGAGGTCACCCTGCCCCCTTCCCTGACCTTGAGGTGGGTGGCATCGAGCCATAGATAGGGGTAGCAGCGGCTCAAGGGGCGGCTCCTGAAGGCATCGACCTGCTCGTCCAGGGTGGCGCAAATCCGGCTGACCTCGCTCTTGGAGAGGTTCTCCACGCCCATCGCCTGCACCAGGTCCTCGACCTTGCGAGTGCTGACCCCATGAACGTAGGCCTCTTGGATGATGCTGACGAAGGCCTGCTCTGCGCGGCGCCGCGGTTCCAGGAAGCTCGGGAAGTACGAGCCCTTGCGCAGCTTGGGGACGGCGAGGTCGAGCGTGCCAACTCGCGTGTCCCAGCGGCGCGCACGGGTGCCGTTGCGCTGATTGGTGCGAGCTTCGCTGCGCTCGTGCTTGCCAGCGCCAATCAAGTGCTCGACCTCTACGGCCATGACCTGCTCCACCAGAGCCATCAAGGCCTGCCTCAGGAAATCGGAGTTCCCCTCGCCCAGGATCTTGCCTACGAGCTCGCCCACGGTCATGCTGTTATTGGTCGTCGTCATGGTTACGTCCTTTCCGGTGTGTTGCAACTACGGAAAGACCATGACGGCGGCTTCTTTTCAAGGTGCCGGTCGGATTTACACCAGTCTATGGGACGCTACCTGAACCAGTGACCTCACCGAGAGAGCACATATCCAGGCCAGATGCGAAGGGGGAAGTGATGAGGCATCGAATCTTCACCTCCTATGTTCGCACTGTCATAAAGCCAGTGAACTGCTCAGCGGTGAACGCTACTGGCATTGGTTTGAAAAGCGCAGCATTGTTGACGTTCCCGCTCAGGTCTACTTTGCCAAGGGTGGCACTTGGGAAGACCTGCTTACACGTTATTGCTCAGTCAATGGCACGTCCGAGACTCCGTGAAACAATCCTGTTTCATTCGTTTCATTTGTTTCACATCCGATCCAGAAATTGACCCAAAACCGACTGAGCGATAATTAGACAAAAAGAAGAAACCCCCAGCCATTGGCTGGGGACCTAGTGGGCACAACTGGATTCGAACCAGTGACCTCTACGAGGTCAAAGACCCATTTCGACAAACCAACCCTTATCGCAAGACGCGAAGGTAGAGATCATGGGCGCGTTGCCCGCGGGCGGTGTAGCCGATGTCAAGCTTGAAGCCGTCCGTCACATGGACGTTGCTCTCGGCCCAGTCAATCATCTCGTTGAAGGTGGCTGGTATGGCCTTTACGGGACCGACGTGCCGGTGATGCACGTACCACTGGGCGGGGATGTCCAGCGTCACCATGCCTTCCGGCAGCGTCTCCACCGTCGATACCTCGGAACAGATGACCTGAGTGAACTGTGTTCCCTCTTGCTTGAACGAGATGTCCATCAACGCCTCGCCCACGCGGTTTTTGATCTCCCCGCGACGACTCAGAAAGGCGTCCCAAGCAGTTAGCATGGCCCGGGAGAGGTGATCCCAATCCGCGACCACTTCGACCCCGACCACCTTGATCGGTGCTTTTTGAACCAGTTTCATGAGTACGCTCGCTTACTTCCGCAAAGAATAGAAACCCTGCTATTTCACCAGCGGGTCATTAGTGGGCACAACTGGATTCGAATTTAAGGAAGAATGTGCCGCTGCTCAGACCAAAATTACCTGCCAAGAGACTCCGAAACGGTCGTTCACCCAGCCGAACTGACGGCTGAAGTCGTACGCGCCCAGCGGCATCAAGGGCGACCCGCCGTCACTCAAGGCCTCGTACAGGCGCCGAACCTCGTCCTCGGACTCGCATTCAATGAAGATGGAAAAAGCCGGCGTGAAAGAGAAGGCGTGCTTCACGGGGCTATCAAAGACCATGAACGTCTGTCCAGCAAAGGACAAGTTCGCTCGCATGACCTTACCTTCGCGTTCAGGTAGCTCCGCGCCAAAGCGGTCAATAACGGCCACCTCAGCGCCCGGAAAGACGGAAACGTAGAAGTTGATCGCCTCCTCCAGATTGCCCTGGAACATGAGAAACGGTGTCACCGATTTGATCATCGACTTGCCTACTATTCCTTTCCCGCACCAGCACGAGCTTGAAGGCTTTCCAAAACAAAGACCCTCAGCGATTGCTGAAGGTCTTGCAGTGGGCACAACTGGATTCGAACCAGTGACCTCTACGATGTCAACGTAGCGCTCTAACCAACTGAGCTATGCGCCCTCGAAAGTGAGGGAGAGGCGGCACCCAGATTCGAACTGGGGGTGGAGCTTTTGCAGAGCTCTGCCTTACCACTTGGCTATGCCGCCGAAAAAATTGGACCCTCGGGTGCCAGGCACCTTGAGGCTCAAGCCGACTCAAAAGTGACCTTTCGAGTGAGAGCGGGTGACGCGATTCGAACGCGCGACAGCCTGCTTGGGAAGCAGGTACTCTACCAGCTGAGTTACACCCGCGAAGCTTCCTTACTATACCCAGCCAGGCCATACGTGTCAACCCACCCCCGCGCTCCTCTTAGCCGAAATCCACACAGGAAGTTAACTTTACATTTCTTGACACCATTTCCACCCCCCTCCTAGGATAGGGGCGCTCCGAGGCCGCAGCACCGCATGGTTGCTTGCTCGAAGGGTAATCGCGCATCCCGAATGTCAATCGAGAGGAGGGCCCCCTCATGGCCATCGAGCTGAAGCCCGAGTTGCAGTCCGCGCAGCAGCCAAGCATCCTGCCGCAGGTTCCTACACCCCTCAAGACCATCGAAGCCACGCCGAGCATCAAGGACCGGATCTCGCTGCGCGTGCTCAACATCCCCAATTTCCAGGAGGCCACCCTCCGCACCCTGATCACGCCCAGGATCGAGGTCGATCAGGGCGAGCAGATCGTCTCCATCGTCTCCCAGGGGCTCAGCCTCTCCGAAGAGAAGCGCGTCGAAGGCGAGCAGGCCATCCTGATCGAGGTCGCCGCCCGCTACCGGCGCGGCGAGGGCGCCATCAAGCAGCTTTATCGCTACCTGGTCTTCCAGGAGAACGGCACCACCTACTGCCAGCGCCTGCCCATGGGATCCTGGGCGCCGAGCGAGCCCGACACCTGCTTCGAGTGGCTCGGGCGCGGCGGGCTGCAGCAAGGGGACTTCGTGCTTCTGCCCCGCAAGCGCCTGCCGTCGAACGTCGAGGAGATCGAGCGCCCCAAGGCGGCCGGCCTCTGGCAGCGGGCCGTGGGGGGCCTCAAGAGCTTCTTCAGCGATCCCGCCCACGACGAAGAGGTCATGAGCAGCGACTGGGGGCGCCTCATCGGGCGCCACAACCCGGTGGACTGCACCGTCTACCGCAAGGAGAGCAGGCTCTACCTGGTAGCCCCTCACGACACGGTGGTCGATCACCCGGAGCACGCCACCCTCGTCGTCCCGGCCGGGACCTACGAGGTGGTCGAGGACCGGGCGAGCAGCTACTGGCGCAAAGCGATCGACTAGCACGATCGCCGCGCGCCTGGCCATGCCTAGCACCAGAGGCCTGAGCCTGGGCCTCGCGCTCACCCTCTCGCTCCCCGAGCCGGCCGAGGCGATCAGCCTCCCCCTCGACGGCCGGGTGGACACCGCCCCGCGCGAGGCCCTGGACCTCAAGCGCGCCTCGCCCCGCCAAGAGGTGCCTCCATGGCTCGACTGGGCCCTCAAGGTCGCGAACGGCAGCCTGTTCAGCCTGCCGCAGCCCACCTGGGAGGGGCCGCTCGCGACAGCGGGAAGCCTCTGGCGGCTGGAGCTGGACCTCGGCTACAAGAAAAGGCCCGACCTGGGGGTCGGGCCAACGGTGGGACTGCTCGGGCGACTCCGGTGGCTGCCTTGGGTGGCGGAGGCCCAGGTCAGCGTGCTTGGCACCCAGGGTGGCCTCGGCGCGTCGGGCGAGCTCATCTTGAGTGCCGCGCCCATGCAGCTCCGGCTGCGAAGCTGGACCTGCCCCGGAGCTAGCTCTGCTGGCCTGTCGGTGTCGCTGAAGCTGACTCAGCGGTTTTGACCGGGGGCAGCGCCTCCAGGTAAAGCAGGGTGTAGGCGACGGTCGCGAAGACGTCCACCCCGATCAGAAAGAGCCACCCCACCAGGCCGAGGGGAATCGGCAGAAGGCTCAGGAAGGCGGCCGCCATGTAGGCCACGCCGTGGACGCTCATCACGCCCATGGAGAGGCCGAAGTGACGGCGCAGCACCGTGAGGCTGGCCTTCCAGGCCTCGGGCCAGGACATGGCACCGAGCACCACGGCCTGCTTCCAGTACAGCAGTCCCATGCTCACCAGGGCGAACCACAGCCCGGCGCCGCAGATCCCGATGAAGAAGCGGTTGGCCGCCTGCAGCAGGGCGGGATCGAGCGAGAGCAGGACCTCGGGCTTGGTCTGGGCCTGCTCGAGGAGACCGGGCAACAGGTCCTTCAGCTTGTTCAGGGCCTCGGGGCCGGCCCAGGAGGCCCCTCCCACGACGAGGGGGATGGCCACGACGGCGACCAGGAGGCCGAAGACGATGGTCCCGCCAATCAAGGGGACGAAGTGCCGGCCGATGGCGACGAAGAAGTCGTCCCAGACCGGAGGCTGGTCGCCGTCGGCCCCCGCGATGAGGGCGTACCAGCCGGCCGTCACCGCCAGGGTGATGAGGGCCGTGACCAGGAGGATGATTCCCATCTGGGGGGTGGCCTGGGGGGCCATCAGGCTGGAGAGCAGCGCGATGCCGAGGGGCGGGGTCCACAGGATGGGCTGGGACACCGTGAGGCGCGCGGCGCGCGCGACGAGTTGCTTGAGGGACTGCATCCGGGTATCCTTGATCGAGGCGCTTGGCGACACGGCGCCAGCCTTGAAGGTGCCGGAATCCATGCTACCGGGATTCCCATGGGCTGTCCACAACGCGCGTTCAGAGCGGAGGGTGACGTGATCGCGACCTGGATGGACGTGTTCGGCGTCCTGATCCTGAGCTACAACGTCTTGCGGGGGCTCACCACGGGCCTCATCCGCACCAGCGTCGGGGCGATCGCCGTGGTGATCGCGACCTACGCCGCCTGGCAGTACCAGGGGCTCGTCGCCCCCTTCGTGGACTCCTTCGTGCCTCCCACGTGGCCCCTGGCCATCTTCGCCCGCCCCGTCCTGACGTGGGCGATCGCCTTCAGCGCAGTCAACGTGATCGGCAGCCTGGTGCGCCTGATGGTGCGACTGACGCCGCTGATCCTCGCCGACCGGATCGGCGGGGCCGTCTTCGGCCTGATGACCGGGGTGGTGGTGCTCGCGACCCCGCTTCTGCTCCTCGCGCACTTCCCCCTGCTTCAGCAGATCCCGCAACTCCAGGAGGCCATCGCCCACTCGCACATCGCCGGGGCGATCATGCCGCTCATCGCGGCGGTGCAGCAGTGGGCGCCGGTGATCACCGGCGGTCAGCTGATCTAGCGCGTCTAACAAAACTGATCCGTCAAGCCGCCCAAGGCGGCCAGCGACCGTAACATGCCTGGTTTTGTTGGATGCTCTTTGGTTCTCAGGGCTCGCAGAAGGCGGGCTTGAAGGCGGCCTCGTCCACCTTGACCCCGGGCAGGGGCATGCGGATCGTCAGGAAGCTGTCGCGCACCAGCAGGTGATCCGCGGTCAACAGACTGAAGCCCGCCTCCTCGAAGGCGCGCGCCTTGGCCGCCTGATAATCGGGCGCCCAGGCGAGGACCACGTTCTCGGGGTAGCCGCGCAGCTTGCCAAGTCCGAAGCGCAAGAGCGGCTCGTAGAGGTGCTCGTAGCCGGGATGTACCGTCAGGCGCAGGCTCTGGGGACTGTGGCGGAAGTGGCCCAGGATCCGCAGGTACCCCACCACGACCCGATCGGCGTTCTCCAGCACGTAGCGGCGGTCCTCGAAGAGGCCCAGCTTGCGGCGCCAGCGCGAGAAGTTGTGCTCGATGAACCCCAGCTCGAAATCCTCGGCCGAGCGCGAGTCGACGAGCCGGACGCTCGCGGGCGTGCATGCGTTGTGCAGGGCCAACAGGGCCTCGGCGTCCTTGGGGCGGTAAGCGCGCAGCCCCTCGGGCGGCTCGACGGGCGCGTAGTCGGCCAGGCGCTCGGGGGAGAGCTGGTAGTAGCAGAGCGTCGCGTAGGTGCGAAAGCCCTTCTTGGCGTAAAGCCCCAGGGCCGCCAGGTTGCGCGTGTCCACCTCGAGGGTGAAGCTCTTGACCCCCATCCCGCCGTAGGCGTCGAAGACGTGGTCGAGCAGCGCGGTCGCCACCCCCCGGTGGCGATAGTCGCCCGCGACCGCCATGTAGTCGATGTGCCAGCGGGTCTTCTGGTGGTTGCCGGGGCTGGTCTGGATGAAGCCCGCGATCGCCCCATCCACCTCGGCCACCTGGAGGTTCATGGTGTACTGGTAGGGATTCGGGAAGAGCGAAAGGGCCCGCACCAGCGGGTACATCTGCTGCCACCGGACCAGCTGGCCGGTCATGTCGACGCCGCGCCGCTCGAACTCCTCGGTGAACGATCCTTCGAAGATCGTCTTGAGGGCGGGCAGGTCCATGAAACGGACCGGACGGATCATCGTGAGGCTCCCCCGATCAGACGCTCTCGGTCCCCTTGCGCCGAGCGTCGGGACACTCGATAATGGACGGCGTAATTCTAGCAAGGTTGAAGACGCAAATCAACAAGGGGCGCCAACATGGCAACCGCGAACACCCGTAAATCCTCCCTGATCGCCGACAACCGGCGAGCCTTCCACGAGTACCACATCCTCGAGCGCTTCGAGACCGGCATCGCCTTGACCGGCACCGAAGTCAAGAGCCTGCGGATGGGCCGGGCCAACCTCAGCGACAGCTTCGCGCGCATCGAGGACGGAGAGGTGTGGCTCCACCACATGCACGTGGCCCCCTACACCCACGGCAACCGCTACAACCCCGATCCGCTGCGCAAGCGCAAGCTCCTGCTCAAGCGCATGGAGATCTCGCGCCTGATCGGCAAGACCAAGGAGCAGGGCCTGACCCTCATCCCCCTCAAGATCTACTGGCACGGCGACTGGGCCAAGGTCGAGCTGGGCCTTGCCAAGGGCAAGCAGCTCTACGACAAGCGCGACGCCCTCCACGCCAAGGACGCCAAGCGCGACATCGAGCGGGCCCTGAAAGAGCGTCACCGCGGGGGGTAAGGCCCGGTAAAGGCGAGGTTACGCCTTGACAAAGGGACCCCCGCTGCTATACTGAATCGTCGGTAATACGCGCCCAATTGTCGTGTCGTCCAGCTGGTGCCCGGAAGGAGGTTTCCCGTGCTCTTGGATGTGGAAACCCTGCTTCAGGCCCCGGAGAGCGAAACCCGCGTCGCGTTCAGCGAGCTCGTGGAGTTTCCGGCCGACCTGGGCTCCCTCAAGCGTCCCCTTTCCGGTGAAGTGAGGATCTCCCGCGCCGTCGACGAGAGCCTCTTCACCCTCACGGGCCACCTGGAAACGACCGCGGACCTGGTCTGCGATCGCTGCCTGGGACCGACCCCCGCCGAGATCTCCTTCGATCTCGACGAGACGCTCGAGGTGACCGAGACGCCGACCCAGGCGCTCGAGGTCGATGAGGCCGTCGCAGCGACCGGGGAGATCGACCTCTCCGACCTGTTACGGCAGCACCTGCTGTTGAATCTGCCCAGCCGCAGCCTCTGCGGGTGCGAGCCCGAATACCTCGCGAAGCACAAGCCCCTCGACCCGCGCTGGCGTAAGCTCGAAGCCTTGCTAAGTCGAACCACTGAGGAGGAATCCAAGACCCATGGCTCAACCTAAGAAGAAGACTTCCAACTCCAAGCAGTGGCACCGCCGCTCGCACTGGAAGGCGAAGGCCCCCAACCTGACCACCTGCACCAACTGCCGCGCCCCCAAGCTGCAGCACACCGTTTGCCGCACCTGCGGCTTCTACAACGGCAAGCAGATCCTCTCGGTCGCTCAGTAAGCAGACCTTCGAGGCCCGGTTCGCTCCAATGCCCGACATTCGCATTGCCCTTGACGCCATGGGCGGGGATCACGCCCCGGCCGAGATCGTCAAGGGTGCGGTCGAGGCCTTGCGAGCGGACCGGGCCTTGTCCTTGGTGCTGGTCGGCGACGAGGCGCGGCTGAACGCCGAGCTTTCGCCGTACGCCGGCGAGAACCTCTCCCTCTCCGTGGTGCACGCCGCGGAGGTGATCCAGATGGACGAGGCCGCGAGCGCCGTTCGCAAGAAGAAGGACGCCTCGATCGTCGTGGCCATGGACCAGGTCAAGGCCGGCCACTGCCAGGGCGTGGTCGCCGCGGGATCCACCGGGGCCGCCATGGCCGCCGCCCTCCTGCGCCTCGGCCGCGTGCGCGGCATCGAACGGCCCGCGATCGCCGTGGTCATGCCCACCCTCAAGGGCCCGGTGGTCCTGCTGGACGTGGGCGCCAACGTGGACTGCAAGCCCCTCTACCTCGCCCAGTTCGCCCGCATGGGCGACGCCTACGCCCGGGCGGTGCTCAAGATCGCCGAGCCCCGCGTGGGGCTCGTGAACATCGGCGAGGAGCCCGGCAAGGGCGACGAGCTGGCGCTCGCGGCCCACCAGCTGCTCGCCGAGACCCGGGGGCTCCGCTTCATCGGCAATGTCGAGGGGCGGGACCTGCCGCGAGGAAACGTGGACGTGGCGGTGTGCGACGGCTTCGTCGGCAACGTCATGCTCAAGCTGGCCGAGGGAATGGGCGACCTCTTCAACGGCCTGCTCAAGGAGCAGATCAACCAGGGCGGTCTCGCGGCGAAACTCGGCGCGGCCCTCTTGCTGCCCGTGTTCAAGCGCTTCAAGAAGCGCCTGGATCCCGCCGAGTACGGCGGCGCCCTGCTCCTTGGCGTCAACGGCATCTGCGTCATCAGCCACGGCTCGAGCAAGGCGCAGGCCATCGTCAACGCCATCCGCGTCGCCAAGGAAGCCATCCTCGCGGACACGCTCGGTCTACTGGCGAATGCCGAACTGGCACAGAACGCCATCCTCGCGGACACGCACGATCTGCTGGCGAATGCCGAACCGGGCGAGCCCCTCGCGCCTCCTACCGGCGGCGGCGCGGCATGAGATACTGGACAGACCCGTCTGTCCCGTCTTGAGAAAGAGCCCCATGACCACTTCCCTGCTCCCCGTCTCCGTCATCGGTTGCGGCTACCACGTCCCCGAGCGGATCATGACCAACGCCGAGTTCGAGACCTTCCTCGACACCAACGACGCCTGGATCCGCGAGCGCACGGGCATCCGAGAGCGCCGCATCGCGTCGCCGGAGCACGCCATGAGCGACATGGCGATCCCCGCCGCCAGGCAGGCGCTTGCGCACGCGGGGGTCGAGGCCTCCGAGCTGGATCTCATCATCGTCGCGACCTCCACCCCGGACATGGCGATGCCCTCGACGGCCGCCCTGGTGCAGCACGCGCTCGGCGCGTCCCCCGCGGCCGCCTTCGACATGGAGGCCGCGTGCAGCGGCTTCGTCTACGGGACCGTCGTCGCCGCCCAGTTCCTCGCCACGGGCATGTACCGCACGGCCCTGGTCATCGGCGGCGACCTGCTCTCCAAGTACATCAACTGGCAGGACCGCGGCACCGCCGTGCTCTTCGGTGACGCCTGCGGCGCGGTCGTGCTGCGCGGCGGCGAGGAAGAAGGCCTACTCGGCAGCTACATGGGCGCGGACGGCGCGGGTTCGTCCCACATCCAGATCCCCATGGGCTCGCGCGTGCCGCCGACGGCCGAGACGGTCGAGGCCCGGCAGCACACCGTCCACATGAACGGCCGCGAGACCTACAAGTTCGCCGTCGAGATCGTGCCCAAGTGCGTCGACGAGATCGCCCGGCGCACCGGCGTCCCGGTGGAGGCGATCGATCACTTCGTGCTGCACCAGGCCAACTACCGCATCATGGAGGCCGCCGCCAAGCGCATGGGCGTTCCCATGGAGAAGATGATCGTCAACGTGGATCGCATGGCCAACTCCAGCGCGGGCACCGTGCCCGTGGCCCTGGCCGAAGCGGTCGAGGCGGGCACCATCAAGAAGGGCGACCTGGTCTGCCTGGTGGGCTTCGGCTCGGGCCTGACCTGGGCGAGCGCGCTGCTGCGCTGGACGTGCGATCGCCCCTTCCCCACTCGGGCCTAGCGGCCCTGCCCCCTTCCCCACCCGGGCCTAGCGGCCCACGAGGAGGCATCATGAAACTCGTATTTCTGTTCCCTGGCCAGGGCTCCCAGGTCGTCGGCATGGGCAAGGCCCTCGCCGAGGCCTTCCCCGAGGCCATGCGCACCTTCGAGGAGGCCGAGGAGATCCTGGGCCTGCCCGTGCGCAAGCTGTGCTGGGAAGGCCCCGAGGAGACCCTGCGCGCCACCGAGAACGCCCAGATCGCGCTCTTCGTGACCTCGATGGCCGCCCTGCGCGCCTTCAGGGCCCTGGGCGCCCCGGAGCCCGCCTTCTTCGCTGGCCACTCGCTCGGCGAGTACTCGGCCATCTGCGCTGCGGGCGCGCTGGACTTCGCGACGGCCCTCAGGCTGGTGCGCCTGCGCGGCGAGCTGATGGCCAAGGCCGAAGCCGGCACCATGGCAGCCGTCATGGGCCTCGAGGCGGAAAAGCTCGAAGCCCTCTGCCGCGAGGCCAGCGCGACGGTGGTCGTCGCCAACTACAACTCGCCCGATCAGCTCGTCATCTCGGGCACCCCCGAGGGGGTCGCCGAGGTGAGCCAGAAGGCCGCCGAGGCCGGTGCCAAGCGCGTCGTGCCCCTGGTCGTCGCGGGCGCCTTCCACTCACCCCTGATGGAAGTGGCGAGCGAGCAGCTGACCGCTGCGCTCGCCAAGGCCCCCTGGCAGGACACCCTCGTCCCCGTCGTCACCAACGTGGACGCGCTGCCGACCACGCGCGCGGCCGACTTCTCGGCCAAGCTCGCCAGGCAGCTCGCCTCGTCGGTCCGCTGGACCGACTCCCTGCGCCGGATGATGGCCGAGGGCGAGACGACCTTCGTCGAGCTGGGGGCGGGCAAGGTGCTCTCGGGCCTCGTGAAGAAGCTCGATCGCAAGGCACCGACCCTCGCCACGGAAGACCCCGAGGCCCTTCGCAAGGCGATCGATACCCTCAACGTCCCGGTGTCTGTGTAGCAAGCGTGGTAGAATCTGATCTTTCATCCCTCTCGTCCTGACCGGACACGAACCAAGGCAGTCTCATGAACGCACTCGACGCAAAAGTCGCACTCGTCACCGGCGGCAGCCGCGGCATCGGCCGCGCCTGCGCCATTGCCCTCGCCAAGCTCGGCGCCAAGGTCGCCATCAACTACGTGAGCAACTCTTCGGCTGCGGATGCGGTCGTCGCGGAGATCACCCAGGCCGGCGGCGAGGCCAAGGCCATCCAGGCCGACGTCTCCAGGGCCGATGACGTGGATCGCCTGATCAAGGACGTCCTCTCCTGGGGCGACGGCAAGATCGACGTGGTGGTCAACAACGCGGGGATCACCCGCGACACCCTGCTCTTGCGGATGAGCGAAGAGGACTGGGATGCGGTGCTCGACACCAATCTCAAGAGCGTCTTCCTCGTCTCCAAGGCCGTGGCCAAGCCCATGATGAAGCAGCGCGCCGGACGGATCATCAACGTCTCCAGCGTGGTCGGCGTCATGGGCAACGCGGGCCAGGCCAACTACGCGGCCTCCAAGGCGGGCATCATCGGCTTCACCAAGTCGCTCGCCAAGGAGCTCGGCAGCCGCAACGTTCTGGTAAACGCCATCGCCCCGGGCTTCATCAGGTCCGAGATGACCGACAAGCTCACCGACGACGTCCAGAAGACCTACCTCGACTCGCTCCCCCTGGGGCGCTTCGGGGATCCCGAAGAGGTGGCCGCCCTGGTCGCGTTCCTCGCGACCGGCGGAAGCTACATCACCGGGCAGGTCATCAACGTCGACGGCGGCATGCATACCTAACCCCTCACCCACCCATCAACGGAAGGAACATTCAAATGAACGAGCAAGAACTCTTTGAGAAGGTCAAGCAGATCATCGTCGAGCAGCTCGGCGTGAGCGCCGACGAGGTCACCATGGACGCCTCCTTCACCGAGGATCTGGGCGCCGACTCGCTGGACACCGTCGAGCTGGTCATGGCCCTCGAAGAGGCCTTCGAGGTCGAGATCCCGGACGAGGACGCCGAGAAGCTGACCACCGTCCGCACCGCGATGGACTACATCAAGAAGCACCAGCCCGCTTAAGCGGTCACCACCAACGGTCGCGGCGGGGCATCCCCGCCGCGACCGCGCTTAGTAGCGTCCTGGGCCAGGGCGCGATACCATGTTGGTAATCTCCGGTTTCGATTCGTTCGCGGAAGGCCCTCCGCGCTAGCCCTGCGGCTATACTTCTAGAGAGGCACCTCGTCGCCATGAAACATCGCGTCGTCAT
Coding sequences within:
- a CDS encoding YceD family protein: MLLDVETLLQAPESETRVAFSELVEFPADLGSLKRPLSGEVRISRAVDESLFTLTGHLETTADLVCDRCLGPTPAEISFDLDETLEVTETPTQALEVDEAVAATGEIDLSDLLRQHLLLNLPSRSLCGCEPEYLAKHKPLDPRWRKLEALLSRTTEEESKTHGST
- a CDS encoding beta-ketoacyl-ACP synthase III → MTTSLLPVSVIGCGYHVPERIMTNAEFETFLDTNDAWIRERTGIRERRIASPEHAMSDMAIPAARQALAHAGVEASELDLIIVATSTPDMAMPSTAALVQHALGASPAAAFDMEAACSGFVYGTVVAAQFLATGMYRTALVIGGDLLSKYINWQDRGTAVLFGDACGAVVLRGGEEEGLLGSYMGADGAGSSHIQIPMGSRVPPTAETVEARQHTVHMNGRETYKFAVEIVPKCVDEIARRTGVPVEAIDHFVLHQANYRIMEAAAKRMGVPMEKMIVNVDRMANSSAGTVPVALAEAVEAGTIKKGDLVCLVGFGSGLTWASALLRWTCDRPFPTRA
- a CDS encoding GNAT family N-acetyltransferase, which codes for MIRPVRFMDLPALKTIFEGSFTEEFERRGVDMTGQLVRWQQMYPLVRALSLFPNPYQYTMNLQVAEVDGAIAGFIQTSPGNHQKTRWHIDYMAVAGDYRHRGVATALLDHVFDAYGGMGVKSFTLEVDTRNLAALGLYAKKGFRTYATLCYYQLSPERLADYAPVEPPEGLRAYRPKDAEALLALHNACTPASVRLVDSRSAEDFELGFIEHNFSRWRRKLGLFEDRRYVLENADRVVVGYLRILGHFRHSPQSLRLTVHPGYEHLYEPLLRFGLGKLRGYPENVVLAWAPDYQAAKARAFEEAGFSLLTADHLLVRDSFLTIRMPLPGVKVDEAAFKPAFCEP
- the smpB gene encoding SsrA-binding protein SmpB: MATANTRKSSLIADNRRAFHEYHILERFETGIALTGTEVKSLRMGRANLSDSFARIEDGEVWLHHMHVAPYTHGNRYNPDPLRKRKLLLKRMEISRLIGKTKEQGLTLIPLKIYWHGDWAKVELGLAKGKQLYDKRDALHAKDAKRDIERALKERHRGG
- a CDS encoding CvpA family protein; translated protein: MIATWMDVFGVLILSYNVLRGLTTGLIRTSVGAIAVVIATYAAWQYQGLVAPFVDSFVPPTWPLAIFARPVLTWAIAFSAVNVIGSLVRLMVRLTPLILADRIGGAVFGLMTGVVVLATPLLLLAHFPLLQQIPQLQEAIAHSHIAGAIMPLIAAVQQWAPVITGGQLI
- a CDS encoding GyrI-like domain-containing protein translates to MKLVQKAPIKVVGVEVVADWDHLSRAMLTAWDAFLSRRGEIKNRVGEALMDISFKQEGTQFTQVICSEVSTVETLPEGMVTLDIPAQWYVHHRHVGPVKAIPATFNEMIDWAESNVHVTDGFKLDIGYTARGQRAHDLYLRVLR
- the plsX gene encoding phosphate acyltransferase PlsX; translation: MPDIRIALDAMGGDHAPAEIVKGAVEALRADRALSLVLVGDEARLNAELSPYAGENLSLSVVHAAEVIQMDEAASAVRKKKDASIVVAMDQVKAGHCQGVVAAGSTGAAMAAALLRLGRVRGIERPAIAVVMPTLKGPVVLLDVGANVDCKPLYLAQFARMGDAYARAVLKIAEPRVGLVNIGEEPGKGDELALAAHQLLAETRGLRFIGNVEGRDLPRGNVDVAVCDGFVGNVMLKLAEGMGDLFNGLLKEQINQGGLAAKLGAALLLPVFKRFKKRLDPAEYGGALLLGVNGICVISHGSSKAQAIVNAIRVAKEAILADTLGLLANAELAQNAILADTHDLLANAEPGEPLAPPTGGGAA
- the rpmF gene encoding 50S ribosomal protein L32: MAQPKKKTSNSKQWHRRSHWKAKAPNLTTCTNCRAPKLQHTVCRTCGFYNGKQILSVAQ
- the fabD gene encoding ACP S-malonyltransferase — translated: MKLVFLFPGQGSQVVGMGKALAEAFPEAMRTFEEAEEILGLPVRKLCWEGPEETLRATENAQIALFVTSMAALRAFRALGAPEPAFFAGHSLGEYSAICAAGALDFATALRLVRLRGELMAKAEAGTMAAVMGLEAEKLEALCREASATVVVANYNSPDQLVISGTPEGVAEVSQKAAEAGAKRVVPLVVAGAFHSPLMEVASEQLTAALAKAPWQDTLVPVVTNVDALPTTRAADFSAKLARQLASSVRWTDSLRRMMAEGETTFVELGAGKVLSGLVKKLDRKAPTLATEDPEALRKAIDTLNVPVSV
- a CDS encoding IS256 family transposase, yielding MTTTNNSMTVGELVGKILGEGNSDFLRQALMALVEQVMAVEVEHLIGAGKHERSEARTNQRNGTRARRWDTRVGTLDLAVPKLRKGSYFPSFLEPRRRAEQAFVSIIQEAYVHGVSTRKVEDLVQAMGVENLSKSEVSRICATLDEQVDAFRSRPLSRCYPYLWLDATHLKVREGGRVTSNAIVVAYALNDDGHREVIGIDAGSSENGAFWHEFLQSLVARGLRGVQLVISDAHVGLQRAIRAVLTGASWQRCTVHFMRNVQARVAKSAQAMVTAAVRTVFVQPDRASADAQLDRVAETLEARHPEVSRMLWDFREDILAHFAFPQLHWSKIRSTNLLERLNREIARRADVVGIFPNRNSLLRLVGMVLLKQNDEWQAERRYLSLEAMALLKLEVLEGGTALSEAMTALPSAARVA
- a CDS encoding VOC family protein produces the protein MIKSVTPFLMFQGNLEEAINFYVSVFPGAEVAVIDRFGAELPEREGKVMRANLSFAGQTFMVFDSPVKHAFSFTPAFSIFIECESEDEVRRLYEALSDGGSPLMPLGAYDFSRQFGWVNDRFGVSWQVILV